One Natronincola ferrireducens DNA segment encodes these proteins:
- a CDS encoding GNAT family N-acetyltransferase, with product MSINKAYAQALGAHEVEDLKVTKATVEDVEGILAVAASVGTDSKDHRKGFLMDNYLKDKKKYGEKFKNDVENSKLFYVIKKGERVLGFLLAYTKEQWINMEPTWLFKTMWKGDFDKKSLKKFVVLEKIAVRSNLTGLGIGSKLYKRFKEDAKAMGIKDMFSETIISPKPNFASMEFAIKQQYNLAGIRYEKFEGKVLTDIVYHRKLL from the coding sequence ATGAGTATTAACAAAGCTTATGCTCAAGCATTAGGGGCACATGAAGTGGAGGATCTAAAGGTTACGAAGGCAACTGTGGAGGATGTTGAAGGAATATTGGCAGTAGCAGCTTCTGTAGGAACCGATAGCAAAGACCATAGAAAAGGATTTTTAATGGATAACTATTTAAAGGATAAGAAAAAGTATGGGGAGAAGTTTAAAAATGATGTTGAAAATTCAAAGCTATTTTATGTCATTAAAAAAGGAGAACGGGTTTTAGGATTTCTCTTGGCCTACACAAAAGAACAATGGATTAACATGGAACCCACTTGGCTTTTTAAGACTATGTGGAAGGGAGATTTTGATAAAAAATCTCTGAAAAAATTTGTTGTTCTCGAAAAAATTGCCGTTCGCTCAAACTTAACGGGATTAGGTATAGGAAGTAAGCTATACAAACGATTTAAAGAAGATGCTAAAGCTATGGGGATTAAGGATATGTTTTCCGAGACGATTATTTCACCAAAGCCAAATTTTGCATCTATGGAATTTGCAATTAAACAACAGTACAATTTGGCAGGGATTCGATACGAAAAATTCGAGGGTAAAGTTCTTACCGACATCGTTTATCATAGAAAATTATTATAA
- a CDS encoding peptidylprolyl isomerase, translating to MDNKNILAVVGDREITEADLQLLMRGIDPQRAAQFQSEEGKKRLLEELINQELFYLDALDNGLDKDETFQKELKKVEESFLKQYAINKLVKTVALDEKELGEYYESHKDHFKNPATAKASHILVDSEEEAEAIIKELEGGLSFEEAAEKYSKCPSKAQGGNLGAFPRGQMVPEFEEAVFSMEKNEISKPVKTQFGHHIIKVFEQNPEEMKSFEDVKGQLAQQLLGQKQHDLYSNRVNELKGKYEVKVNL from the coding sequence ATGGATAACAAAAACATTTTGGCAGTAGTAGGGGATCGTGAAATTACCGAGGCCGATCTACAACTACTTATGAGGGGCATTGATCCACAAAGGGCTGCACAATTTCAATCGGAGGAAGGCAAAAAAAGATTGTTAGAAGAGCTTATAAACCAAGAATTGTTTTATCTAGATGCTTTAGACAACGGTCTAGATAAAGATGAAACCTTTCAAAAAGAGTTGAAAAAAGTAGAAGAAAGTTTTTTAAAGCAATATGCCATTAACAAATTGGTAAAAACTGTAGCCCTTGACGAAAAGGAATTAGGCGAGTATTACGAATCCCATAAAGATCATTTTAAAAATCCAGCTACTGCAAAAGCTAGTCACATTCTTGTAGATAGTGAAGAAGAAGCTGAAGCAATTATTAAAGAGCTTGAAGGGGGTCTTTCCTTTGAGGAAGCCGCTGAAAAATATTCAAAATGTCCTTCAAAGGCTCAGGGCGGAAACCTAGGTGCTTTTCCTAGGGGACAAATGGTACCTGAATTTGAAGAAGCTGTTTTCAGCATGGAAAAGAATGAGATTAGCAAGCCTGTAAAAACTCAATTTGGTCACCATATTATTAAGGTATTTGAGCAAAATCCCGAAGAAATGAAGTCTTTTGAAGATGTTAAAGGTCAATTAGCGCAACAACTTCTTGGTCAAAAACAGCATGATCTGTACTCAAATAGAGTAAATGAATTAAAGGGTAAATATGAAGTAAAAGTAAACTTATAA
- a CDS encoding L-threonine 3-dehydrogenase: protein MKKILITGALGQIGSELTMNMRKIYGNDNVIASSRRRQENEVVESGPFEIVDVTNPQHLVDAVKKHKPDTIINLAAILSANGENNPSAAWNINMNGLYNILEVARENQCAVCTPSSIAVFGPSTPKDNTPQDTLMRPTTMYGVTKVAGELLCDYYFKKFNVDTRGVRFPGLISNVALPGGGTTDYAVHIYYEALKNKKYTCFLQKGTYMDMMYMPDALDAIINLMEADPTKLVHRNAFNVTAMSFDPEGIAAEIKKHIPEFTIDYNVNQDIQNIADSWPNSLDDSEAREQWGWNPKYDLTAMTKDMLDTLSKKLNIQY, encoded by the coding sequence TTGAAAAAAATATTAATAACTGGCGCATTAGGTCAAATAGGTTCAGAATTGACAATGAACATGAGGAAAATCTATGGCAATGATAATGTAATTGCCAGTAGTAGAAGAAGACAAGAAAATGAGGTAGTAGAAAGTGGACCTTTTGAAATTGTAGATGTTACTAACCCACAACATCTTGTGGATGCAGTAAAAAAGCATAAGCCAGATACTATTATTAATCTTGCTGCTATTTTATCAGCCAATGGAGAAAATAATCCATCGGCAGCATGGAATATAAATATGAATGGTCTATATAATATTTTAGAAGTTGCTAGAGAAAATCAATGTGCTGTTTGCACCCCAAGCTCTATCGCAGTTTTTGGTCCTAGTACACCAAAGGATAATACTCCTCAGGATACATTGATGCGTCCAACCACCATGTATGGTGTAACAAAGGTGGCAGGGGAACTTCTTTGTGATTATTACTTTAAAAAGTTCAATGTGGACACTAGAGGTGTTCGTTTTCCAGGATTAATCTCTAATGTTGCATTACCTGGAGGCGGAACCACTGATTATGCTGTGCATATTTACTATGAAGCCCTAAAAAATAAGAAATACACCTGCTTTTTACAAAAGGGCACCTATATGGATATGATGTATATGCCAGATGCACTAGATGCTATTATTAATCTAATGGAGGCTGACCCAACTAAGTTAGTCCATAGGAATGCCTTTAATGTTACTGCTATGAGCTTTGATCCCGAAGGCATTGCTGCAGAGATTAAAAAGCATATTCCAGAGTTCACCATAGATTATAATGTAAATCAAGACATACAAAACATAGCAGACTCATGGCCCAATTCATTGGATGATAGTGAAGCAAGAGAGCAATGGGGCTGGAATCCAAAATATGATTTAACAGCTATGACGAAGGATATGTTAGATACGTTAAGCAAAAAACTTAATATTCAGTATTAA